ACCGGATTCAACGCGAGACGGGCGTCTCCATGATTTTCATCACGCACGATCTGCGCGTGGCAAGTCAGATCTGCGACGAGATTGCCGTGATGCAAAAGGGACGGATCGTCGAACGCGGTCCGCCCTCTCAGATTTTTCTTAACCCGCAATCGGCCTACACGCGCGAGCTGGTCGCCGCAATTCCAGGAGAACGTCCGGCCGCCGTCCGGACGAATGCTGCAAGCCATTAAGCAACGGCGGAAATCGCCAAAAAGGGGAACAATAATGACCGAAGATCTGGCAAATATATCGAGCTTCTCACGCCGCGACGCAATGCGATTTATGGCCGCCGGGGGGCTCGCCACGCTGGTTGCGCCGAACTTGCTCGGCAAGCCGGCCTTTGCTGCGGGGAATGAGAAGAAGCCGGCTGGCCGGGTGGTCGTGGGCCTTTCCCAGGAGCCGACCGTCTTCAATCCACTGATGCCGCATATCGAAGTTGACGACGCGCTGCATTTCTCTCTCTTCGACGCGCTTTTCCGTATCGATCCCAAGGGCGTACTCGTTCCCAACCTCGCCGCCGAAGTGCCAACCGAGGCCAATGGCGGCATTTCAAAGGATGGTCTGGATTGGCGCATTCGCCTGCGTGACGACGTTCGCTGGCACGATGGAACGCCTTTCACCGCCGAGGATGTGAAGTTTACCATTGAACTGATCACCAAGCCGGGCTTCCGCGCCTGGCGCACAGGAGGGCATTCGCTGGTACGCGATATCAAAGTCGTCTCTCCTACGGAATTGACATGGCGGATGGAGAGCGTGTTTGCCCCCTACCTGTCGTTCCTTGCGGAAACATTCATGGTTCCGAAGCACATTCTGGAGAAGGAGGCCGATCCGAACACCGCGGCGTTTAATCAGGCACCTGTTGGCACAGGCGCATTCAAATGGGAAAAACGCACGGCGGGCGACCATATCGAGCTGGTTGCGAACACGGATTATGTCGGTGAGGGTCCGTACATAGAGCGACTGGTCTTCAAATACATTCCCGATATGACAGTCCTCTACACGCAGTTCAAAAGCGGCGATATCGACCTTGTGGACCAGGCCTATATCAACGCCGATCATTACGAAGAAGCCAAGACCCTGCCGGATCGTACCGTCACGCTGGAGCTTGGCGGATCGGTGGAGTCGATCTTTCTCAATCTTGAAAGACCCCAGTTCAAAGATCCGGCAGTGCGTCAGGCTCTCTACGCGGCTATGGATCGTGAAGCCATCATCAACCAGATCTACTACGGTGTCGGCACGCTGACCGAAACCTTTATGCCGCAGCAATCGCGTTACTATAATCCCAACCTGCCCACGCAGAGCTACAATCTCGACAACGCCCGTAAACTGCTTGATGACGCGGGCTGGGTGCCTGGTTCAGATGGGATTCGCGCAAAGGACGGCGTCCGGTTGTCATTCAACAATTCAACGACATCGGGCAATAATCTGCGCGAGCAGGTGCAGCAATTTCTGCAACAGACATTTGCCGAGATCGGTGTCGAGATGAAGATCTCGAACCTGCCACCGGCCGTCATGTTTGGTGATTTCTGGCTTAAATCACAGTTCGACACCGCAATTTCCGCCGTAAGCTACCTCATTGCGGCAGACCCCGACGTGACCAACCGTCTGCACACCAAGGCAATCGTCGCCCAAGGTGGCAAGGGCTCCAACACGGGGCAGTATTCAAATCCCAAGGTCGATGCCTTGCTTGAGAAAGGCACCCGCACATTCGATCCGGAAGCACGCAAGGCCATTTACTTCGAAGTCCAGGAGATTGTCCGTCAGGATTTGCCATTCCTGCCCCTCTTTGCTGCAACCTACGTGGTTGGCCGCAAGGGACGCCTCGACGGCTTCGTGCAGAATTCCAACACCCGCACGGCATCCTGGCACGCTGCCAGCTGGAACTGGAAAGACTGAGCGTCTCCCCCGCCGTCGCATATTGCGGCGGCGGACTATACCTGACGCTACCATGAGGATAGCTGAATGCGCGGATACTTGTTAAATCGGCTTTTCCAGAGCCTTGTCCTCCTTTTGATCGTTTCGGTCATTGGCTTCGTTGTTCTGAACCTTATTCCTGGCGGACCGCTGGCACAATTCGGGCTTGATCCAAGTATGACGCAAGACGACCTAGATCGCCTTAAGGACCAACTCGGACTCAATCGTCCTTTGTGGATCCAGTATTTCGACTGGGCACGGCGCCTGTTACAGGGCGACTGGGGCCACTCCTTCCGCGACGGCGCACCGGTTCTGGATGTGATCTACCGCCATATCTTCGCGACACTGCTTTTAATGGGCTCCTCAACGATCATAGCGATCGCCGTCGGCACCTGGATCGGCATTCGGGGTGCAACACACCGCTATTCGATGTTTGACTATGCCGCGACAATCGGCTCGATGGTGGCGCTTTCCATCCCGACCTTCTGGTTCGGCCTTATCGGCATCTACATCTTCTCGCTAAAACTGGGCTGGCTTCCCGCTGGCAACATGTACACGATCGGCGATGGGTCGGCATTGAACTTCCTCCATCACCTGATCTTGCCAAGCATCGTGCTCGCATTGGTTCATGTCGCCATCTGGAGCCGCTACATGCGCTCCGCAACGCTCGATGTCATCAGCCAGGAGTTCGTTACCACCGCACGCGCCAAAGGATTGAGCGAGCGGCGAATCCTGATGAAACACGTTGTCGGCAATGCCTTGCTGCCCATGATCACGCTTGCGGGCGTTCAATTGCCCAGCGTGCTGACGGGTGCTCTGGTGACCGAAACAGTTTTCACTTGGCCGGGCATGGGCCGGCTCTTCCTGGATAGCCTTGGCTATAGCGACTACCCGGTGGTCATGGGCTTGCTGATGTTCTCCGCCATTCTCGTGATCCTGGGCAATCTCGTTGCTGACGTTGCGGTCGCCATCATCGATCCCCGGATCCGTCTGAGTTAAGTAGCGTCTCGACGCTGAAGAAGGAGTCACGTTGATGACCGCCACAGCTGTAAATCCTGCCGGAGATCATTGGTGGAACAGCCGTACTGCGCGCCGCTTCAGGAGCCACCCTCTCGCCTTGATCGGCTTGGCGCTGATCATCGCCCTGACGGTTGCATGTTTCATCGGGCCATATCTGCTGCCGTATGATAGTCTTTACATCGATTTGCGCGCGCGTTTCGCGCCACCTTTTACCGGAAGCCATTATCTTGGCACGGACCCCTTGGGAAGAGACCTCGCAGCGCGTCTTTTGATGGCAGGGCGGATTTCTCTTCTTGTCGGCTTTTCGGCGATGGTTTTGTCGGTGGTCGTCGGCACCGTCGTCGGCGTGATTGCCGGATATAAGGGCGGCTGGCTGGGAAAGGTGCTCATGCGCGCCGTCGATGGCTTCCTGTCGTTCCCCTCGATCTTCCTGGTGCTGGCCCTTGCGGCAGCATTGAAGCCCAGTCCGGTGATGATCACCGTCGTCATCGCGGTTTCCAGCTGGATGGAAGTGGCGCGAATTGTCGAAGCAGAAGTTCGATCGCTACGCGAACGCGAGTTCGTGCAGGCCGGTCGCATGTTGGGTTTGAGTGGAATGCATATTATGTTCCGGGAAATTCTGCCGAACACGATCGGTCCCATCATCGTTGCCGCGACGTTGACCGTGGCACGTGCGATCCTGATGGAAGCCTATATCAGCTTTCTGGGCTACGGCATTCAGCCGCCATTACCAAGCTGGGGCAACTTGCTGAACGGCGCGCAGCAATATTTGAGCACCGCACCTTGGCTCGCCATCATCCCGGGTGCCGCCATCACGATTGCAGTGACCAGCTTCAACTTCATCGGCGACGGCCTTCGTGACGCCTTCGATGTTCGCGGAGATACTTGAAACCACACATGGTGGCACCAGCGGCTAAACAACGGTGCCGACCACCCGTATCACAGTTCTGGCAGATTGAGGTCTGTCATACATAATGAGAACTATTAGTCGATGAATCGCACACCTATCGCAGAAAAAAATACGCCCTATTGGTGGGAGGAGGCACCGGTCAAGTCAGTGCCACGGCAGCCCTTGGCCAAGGAAACCGACGTCGCGATCCTTGGCGCAGGATATGCGGGGTTGGCAGCTGGCCTCTTTCTGGCCCGCGCCGGTCGCAACGTCATTGCATTCGACGCGATGAATCCAGGCGAAGGCGCATCCACGCGCAACGGTGGCATAACCAGTGGAAGTATCCGCCCAGACTATTCGACCCTTACACGACAATTCGGTGAAGACACTGCGATCGCTGTAGAGGCCGAGGGTAGAATGGCCCGCGAGTTTCTGTATAATTTCATAAGGACGGAAGGCCTGGAATGCGACTTCAAACTGGTCGGCCTTTTCAAAGGCGTCATCGGTCACGACGAGTACGAAAAAACCGCCCGATCTGCTGACGCCCTAGCAAAACGCCTTGGCATCGAAACCTATGCGGTGCCATATGCAGAGCAGCAACAGTACATCGGCACAGATTCCTATCGCGGAGGGATGGTGCGAACTGATATTGGTGGGCTGCATCCGGCAAAGTTCCATGCGGAGTTGCTTCGCATTGCCTTGGCTTCGGGCGTCGGTGTTCATGCAGCCACCCGTGTTATTTCAGTGAGCAAAAGCAGGTCAGGATTTGAGGTTGTTACTGAGGCTGGAACGGTGCGGGCTCGCCAGGTTCTGGCGTGTACGAACGGCTACACAGACAAAGCTCTCCCTTATTTGCGCCGTCGGCTTGTGCCGGTTCGAAGCCGAATCATCGTCACGGAAGAACTGCCGCCAGAACTGATGGCGAGACTCATGCCCAAACAGATGATGATGGGTGAAGGCAAGCAACTTGGCTTCTATTACCGTCCGACACCGGACGGTAAACGCGTTCTTCTCGGGGGACGTGACAGTTCCAGAACAGGCGATCCCGACGCGCCTAAAGTGCTTTTGCGCCGCGGCCTAGTGCATATCTTTCCCGATCTCAAAGATGTTCGCCTCTCGCATAGCTGGTTTGGAAATGTAGCGATGAACCGCGACATGCTGCCCCGCATTTTTGAAAAGGATGGCGTCGTGTATGCAACAGGCTTCTGCGGGTCGGGCGTGGTTTGGGCTCCTTGGATCGGAATGCATGCTGCTTATAGGCTACTAGGCAACAGGGCAGAAACACGCAGCGTTTTCGACTTTCAACCACCTGCATCCGTTCCGTTTTATAATGGAAACCCTTGGTTCATGCCTGCCATAATTCAGGGCTACAGGCTTCAGGACCGCGTTGCGCTCTACCGCGCAAAACGATGAAGTTATCGGCTCTTGCTGCTGGAGCCGCGTTTGTAACTCTCGCTACCCCAATTAGTGGGGTAGCCGACAGGTGGGGCTATGTGGGTCGATGGATTCATCGTCGGTCATTTTGGAATACAGATAATGATGCTCTTTTTGAGTTCGTTTTCACGAACAGCACCACCTCTTCCAATAATCCTGTGAGCTGCGGCATTTTCAACCGGTAATAGACGACAAGCGCCGAAACAAACGAAATCAACCACCACTAACAGCAACCAGGTTGGCGGAACTCGATCGAGCCCGCTGTCCGCGATTCCGCGTTCAACGGACGCGCTCTAGGTGTTCTCTCTCATTAAACGCCGTCCCGACAAGGTCGCAGCCGTAGCCCGTGCGGACAAGATGGTGCGTCCCATTTGGGCGCTGCTCCTCAAGGGTGGAACCTATGAGCCGCCGGTCGAATTGGTGTAAGCGGCAAGCTGAGGCCGTTCAGGCCTTGTAGCTCCACGGCATAAGGGTATGGATTTCGCTGCTAGGCCAGCCGTTTGCAAGGCGCTCGAGCGTCTGCGTCAGCCAGGCCTGGGGATCGACAGAATTCATTTTTGCAGTCTGCAAAAGTGTCGCGATTGTCGCCCATGTCTTGCCGCCGCCGTCGCTGCCGGCGAAGAGACTATTTTTTCTTGTTATCGCCTGAGGTCTGATCGCTCGCTCGACGATGTTGGAGTCGAGCTCGACACGGCCGTCCGTGAGGAAGCGTTCGAAGACGTCACGACGCTTGATCGAGTACCGTAGAGCTTCGGCGAGTTTGGATTTGCCTGATACTCGCGGCAAAGTCGTCTGCCAGAGAGTGAAGAGGTCACGGACTATCGCCGCCGAGCGTTCTTGTCGGGCAGCGACACGCGCCTCAGGGCTTTGACCACGGACGGTATCTTCTATTTCCCAGAGCGTTGCCATTCGCTCGACTGTCTCAGTTGCAACCTTGGAGCTCTTGGCGACATGCAATTCATAGAACTTGCGACGGCTATGGGCCCAGCAGCCAGCCAGAATAACGCCGTCGTTGCCGCCGTCCTTGCGGACGAGTTTGCTGTAGGCCCCGTACCCGTCAACCTGCAGAATCCCGCGATAGCCGCTGAGGTGTCGTGCCACGCAGTCGGTCGCCCGACTGTCTTCGAAGCGATAGGCCACCATGGGCGGGCTGTTGCCTGCGAACGGTCGGTCATCCCTGGCATAGGCCCATAACCAAGCGGTCTTCGCCGACCCGGATCCAGGCGCCAGTGTCGGCAGGGTCGTCTCGTCGGCAAATATTCGTTCCGCCTTCTTGATTTCGTTCAGGATGTAATCGGCGAGGATGTCGAGCTCGAACCCCAGCTTTCCCATCCATTGAGCCATGAGCCTGCGGTCGAGTTCGACCTTGTCGCGGGCGTAGATCGCTTCTTGCCGATAGAGTGGTAGGCCATCGGCATATTTGGAGACGGCGATCTGGGCCAGAAGCGCTTCGGTTGGGATACCCGCCTCGATGATATGTGTCGGGGCCGCAGCCTGGATCACGCCGTCTTCGTTCTTAAAAGCGTATTTGGGACGGCGCGTAACAATGACACGGAACTTCGCTGCAACGACATCCAAGCGTTCGGATATGTCTTCTCCGATCAGGATTTTGGTCTTACCCGCATGCTCCGGCAAGTCTTCCGGCTCGATCACCACCTCGATACGCTCCAGATGCGCCGCAAAGCCCTTGCGTGGCCTCGGTGGACGTTTGCCATCTTTGTTGATGCCACTCGTAACCTTGGCCCTGATCGCCGCAATACCGGTCTCGATCTCCTCAAAGACAAAAGCATGCTGCTCGTCATCAACACTGGCCGCTGCAAGTTTCTCTGAACGCCGCCCGAAGCGCGCGCGGTCAAAAGCTTTCAGGATCTGTGTCAGCCGCTCGATGCGCTCATCGGCATCAGCATTTCGGGCCTCGAGATCATCGACCTGCTTTTCCAAAGCCTCGACGCGAGCGGCCTTTTCGGCCATGGCAAGAACCATGGCCTTGAGTGCCTCTACATCATCCGGGAGCTCTATATCGGGTCGCGTCATGGGTATGATCAGAGCATATTTTGCTGTGATCCGCCCGCAGTTTCAGGTGCATGATTCAATTCGCCGCAGGGGTTTTACCCAACAATCTCGGGCGGCTTGATGGGTGTTGATCGAACGCGTTTCCAGTCCATCCCATCCACCAAAGCCAGAAGCTGGGCATTGTTGAGCTGGACCCGGCTATGTCCGATGCGCGGCCAGCAGAACTGGGCTTTCTCCAGCCGCTTGGCGTAAAGGCAAACGCCCGAGCCATCCCACCATACGATCTTGATACGGTCTGCTCGTTTCGCCCGGAAGACATAAAGAGCTCCGTTGAACGGATCACTGCCAGCATCTCGAACCAGTGATAGCAAGCTGTCAGGTCCCTTACGGAAGTCGATCGGATGGCTCGCCAGAAAGACTTTCACGTTCGACGGGATCATGCCGACCGCACCACTCGGATCACGCGACTGAGGTGTGCTTCATCGGCATCCACCCCCGCCCGGATAATCACGTCGCCGATAACCACCTCGATCACCGCCCGCGCACAAATCGGCCCCAAATCCGCCTCGACAGCCGCAGGCACCGAAGAGCCCCCTTGTTCGGCGCGAGCATCACGACGCCAGCCGAATAATTGTGATGGGTGTATGCCGATGCGACGCGCAATTGCCGAGACACTCGCTCCAGGCTCCATCGCCTCAGCCACCGCTCGCTCCTTGAAATCATCGGACCAACGCCGCCGAAACTGCCGCG
This sequence is a window from Agrobacterium tumefaciens. Protein-coding genes within it:
- a CDS encoding peptide ABC transporter substrate-binding protein, translating into MTEDLANISSFSRRDAMRFMAAGGLATLVAPNLLGKPAFAAGNEKKPAGRVVVGLSQEPTVFNPLMPHIEVDDALHFSLFDALFRIDPKGVLVPNLAAEVPTEANGGISKDGLDWRIRLRDDVRWHDGTPFTAEDVKFTIELITKPGFRAWRTGGHSLVRDIKVVSPTELTWRMESVFAPYLSFLAETFMVPKHILEKEADPNTAAFNQAPVGTGAFKWEKRTAGDHIELVANTDYVGEGPYIERLVFKYIPDMTVLYTQFKSGDIDLVDQAYINADHYEEAKTLPDRTVTLELGGSVESIFLNLERPQFKDPAVRQALYAAMDREAIINQIYYGVGTLTETFMPQQSRYYNPNLPTQSYNLDNARKLLDDAGWVPGSDGIRAKDGVRLSFNNSTTSGNNLREQVQQFLQQTFAEIGVEMKISNLPPAVMFGDFWLKSQFDTAISAVSYLIAADPDVTNRLHTKAIVAQGGKGSNTGQYSNPKVDALLEKGTRTFDPEARKAIYFEVQEIVRQDLPFLPLFAATYVVGRKGRLDGFVQNSNTRTASWHAASWNWKD
- a CDS encoding ABC transporter permease, whose protein sequence is MRGYLLNRLFQSLVLLLIVSVIGFVVLNLIPGGPLAQFGLDPSMTQDDLDRLKDQLGLNRPLWIQYFDWARRLLQGDWGHSFRDGAPVLDVIYRHIFATLLLMGSSTIIAIAVGTWIGIRGATHRYSMFDYAATIGSMVALSIPTFWFGLIGIYIFSLKLGWLPAGNMYTIGDGSALNFLHHLILPSIVLALVHVAIWSRYMRSATLDVISQEFVTTARAKGLSERRILMKHVVGNALLPMITLAGVQLPSVLTGALVTETVFTWPGMGRLFLDSLGYSDYPVVMGLLMFSAILVILGNLVADVAVAIIDPRIRLS
- a CDS encoding ABC transporter permease, whose translation is MTATAVNPAGDHWWNSRTARRFRSHPLALIGLALIIALTVACFIGPYLLPYDSLYIDLRARFAPPFTGSHYLGTDPLGRDLAARLLMAGRISLLVGFSAMVLSVVVGTVVGVIAGYKGGWLGKVLMRAVDGFLSFPSIFLVLALAAALKPSPVMITVVIAVSSWMEVARIVEAEVRSLREREFVQAGRMLGLSGMHIMFREILPNTIGPIIVAATLTVARAILMEAYISFLGYGIQPPLPSWGNLLNGAQQYLSTAPWLAIIPGAAITIAVTSFNFIGDGLRDAFDVRGDT
- a CDS encoding NAD(P)/FAD-dependent oxidoreductase, yielding MNRTPIAEKNTPYWWEEAPVKSVPRQPLAKETDVAILGAGYAGLAAGLFLARAGRNVIAFDAMNPGEGASTRNGGITSGSIRPDYSTLTRQFGEDTAIAVEAEGRMAREFLYNFIRTEGLECDFKLVGLFKGVIGHDEYEKTARSADALAKRLGIETYAVPYAEQQQYIGTDSYRGGMVRTDIGGLHPAKFHAELLRIALASGVGVHAATRVISVSKSRSGFEVVTEAGTVRARQVLACTNGYTDKALPYLRRRLVPVRSRIIVTEELPPELMARLMPKQMMMGEGKQLGFYYRPTPDGKRVLLGGRDSSRTGDPDAPKVLLRRGLVHIFPDLKDVRLSHSWFGNVAMNRDMLPRIFEKDGVVYATGFCGSGVVWAPWIGMHAAYRLLGNRAETRSVFDFQPPASVPFYNGNPWFMPAIIQGYRLQDRVALYRAKR
- the tnpC gene encoding IS66 family transposase, producing the protein MTRPDIELPDDVEALKAMVLAMAEKAARVEALEKQVDDLEARNADADERIERLTQILKAFDRARFGRRSEKLAAASVDDEQHAFVFEEIETGIAAIRAKVTSGINKDGKRPPRPRKGFAAHLERIEVVIEPEDLPEHAGKTKILIGEDISERLDVVAAKFRVIVTRRPKYAFKNEDGVIQAAAPTHIIEAGIPTEALLAQIAVSKYADGLPLYRQEAIYARDKVELDRRLMAQWMGKLGFELDILADYILNEIKKAERIFADETTLPTLAPGSGSAKTAWLWAYARDDRPFAGNSPPMVAYRFEDSRATDCVARHLSGYRGILQVDGYGAYSKLVRKDGGNDGVILAGCWAHSRRKFYELHVAKSSKVATETVERMATLWEIEDTVRGQSPEARVAARQERSAAIVRDLFTLWQTTLPRVSGKSKLAEALRYSIKRRDVFERFLTDGRVELDSNIVERAIRPQAITRKNSLFAGSDGGGKTWATIATLLQTAKMNSVDPQAWLTQTLERLANGWPSSEIHTLMPWSYKA
- the tnpB gene encoding IS66 family insertion sequence element accessory protein TnpB (TnpB, as the term is used for proteins encoded by IS66 family insertion elements, is considered an accessory protein, since TnpC, encoded by a neighboring gene, is a DDE family transposase.); its protein translation is MIPSNVKVFLASHPIDFRKGPDSLLSLVRDAGSDPFNGALYVFRAKRADRIKIVWWDGSGVCLYAKRLEKAQFCWPRIGHSRVQLNNAQLLALVDGMDWKRVRSTPIKPPEIVG
- a CDS encoding transposase yields the protein MIEAVPERFEGAPRQFRRRWSDDFKERAVAEAMEPGASVSAIARRIGIHPSQLFGWRRDARAEQGGSSVPAAVEADLGPICARAVIEVVIGDVIIRAGVDADEAHLSRVIRVVRSA